From Nitrospirota bacterium, the proteins below share one genomic window:
- the exbB gene encoding TonB-system energizer ExbB, whose translation MDVLKETVDYGVIGLLLVLSVWCVAVAVERWLFYRRVDVSQFPNRQVFEIALTKRLVIIGTVAANAPYIGLLGTVLGIMLTFYTMGTSGTMAVNTIMIGLSLALKATAVGLLVAIPCVVMNNVLRRRVTELLTLHKVQHGS comes from the coding sequence ATGGACGTCTTGAAAGAAACGGTCGACTACGGGGTGATCGGGCTTCTGTTGGTTCTCAGCGTCTGGTGCGTCGCTGTGGCCGTCGAGCGATGGCTGTTTTATCGCCGGGTGGACGTCTCGCAATTCCCGAATCGCCAGGTGTTTGAGATTGCGCTGACCAAGCGGCTGGTCATCATCGGCACGGTCGCCGCCAACGCGCCGTATATCGGGCTGCTGGGCACCGTGCTGGGCATCATGCTGACGTTTTATACGATGGGCACATCCGGCACCATGGCCGTGAACACGATCATGATCGGCCTCAGTCTGGCGCTGAAGGCCACGGCGGTCGGCTTGCTCGTCGCCATCCCCTGCGTTGTGATGAACAACGTGCTGCGGCGCCGCGTCACCGAACTGCTCACGCTCCACAAGGTGCAACATGGATCGTGA
- a CDS encoding biopolymer transporter ExbD — protein MDREMDQINVIPLVDVMLVLLVIVLTTATFITTGQIPVDLAKAKEAGDRRDVPLVITLTAEGKLYLNDRPVPEDGLRIVLTPHPRESLVVVRADRVTMLERFVQVVDEVRGLGFQQVSLEVVRS, from the coding sequence ATGGATCGTGAGATGGACCAAATCAACGTCATCCCGTTGGTGGACGTGATGCTGGTCCTGCTCGTCATCGTTCTGACCACGGCGACGTTCATCACGACCGGGCAAATACCCGTCGATTTGGCCAAAGCCAAGGAAGCGGGCGACCGCAGGGACGTCCCGTTGGTGATCACCCTGACGGCGGAAGGGAAGCTCTACCTGAACGACCGCCCCGTTCCCGAGGATGGACTGAGGATCGTTTTGACTCCCCATCCCAGGGAATCCCTGGTCGTCGTCCGAGCCGATCGCGTGACGATGCTGGAACGATTCGTTCAGGTGGTGGACGAGGTGCGCGGGCTCGGATTCCAGCAAGTGAGTCTGGAGGTCGTCAGGTCGTGA
- a CDS encoding TonB family protein has translation MPAAGSNRGLNYRIQGWAVSAVTHALAVGAAFALTSNLHLPPQPEPFKWEVSLVQPPAPQVVEPPQPDPTPPKPKRTEQPVVETKPVVQTVQTVTHVVRQEIREVTPQVRTAVRPAPQVVTRAMESVNRTAETEVPAVQTVVATEARQVITEPAAVVQEEAPVVREEVPATVQHVVQEAPSPVVAATPAPVSRQAIKRDPVAAIQTAAISENPVEPIQTGTIESASVPVETAAIQERQIVSEPVPATTAAAVPIQQASIRELPVQPLPAAKADYSWLAEALWNRVEQLKRYPHLARMNRWEGMVVLQAVIRHDGQLVDLKVAESSGHAVLDQDAMEVMRKACPLHLKHPLGKPQVVVQVPISYKLQ, from the coding sequence ATGCCGGCTGCCGGATCGAATCGCGGTCTCAATTACCGGATCCAGGGCTGGGCGGTGTCGGCCGTCACCCACGCGCTGGCTGTGGGAGCGGCTTTTGCGCTGACGTCTAACTTGCACTTGCCCCCGCAACCCGAACCGTTCAAGTGGGAAGTCTCCTTGGTGCAGCCTCCCGCGCCCCAGGTCGTCGAGCCGCCGCAGCCAGACCCGACCCCGCCGAAGCCGAAACGAACGGAGCAGCCGGTGGTCGAGACAAAACCGGTGGTCCAAACGGTCCAGACCGTGACGCATGTCGTCCGGCAGGAGATCCGCGAAGTCACGCCCCAGGTCCGAACCGCCGTCCGGCCGGCGCCGCAGGTCGTCACCCGCGCGATGGAGTCCGTCAACCGGACGGCGGAGACCGAGGTACCGGCCGTCCAGACCGTTGTCGCGACCGAAGCGCGGCAGGTCATCACGGAGCCGGCTGCAGTGGTGCAGGAGGAGGCTCCGGTGGTTCGGGAGGAGGTTCCGGCGACTGTTCAGCATGTCGTGCAGGAGGCGCCTTCCCCCGTCGTAGCTGCAACTCCGGCTCCCGTGTCGCGTCAGGCCATCAAACGTGACCCGGTTGCGGCGATCCAAACGGCAGCGATTTCGGAAAACCCGGTCGAGCCGATCCAGACAGGCACAATCGAAAGTGCGTCTGTCCCCGTCGAGACCGCCGCGATTCAGGAACGCCAGATCGTTAGCGAGCCCGTTCCTGCAACGACGGCGGCGGCAGTGCCGATCCAGCAGGCCTCGATCCGCGAATTGCCGGTGCAACCGTTGCCGGCCGCCAAAGCGGACTATAGTTGGCTGGCCGAGGCGTTGTGGAACCGCGTCGAACAACTCAAACGCTACCCCCATCTCGCCAGAATGAACCGGTGGGAAGGCATGGTGGTGTTGCAGGCCGTCATTCGGCACGATGGACAGCTCGTCGATCTGAAGGTGGCGGAAAGCTCCGGCCATGCGGTGCTCGATCAGGACGCCATGGAGGTCATGAGAAAGGCCTGCCCGCTCCATCTGAAACACCCCCTGGGCAAGCCGCAGGTCGTGGTACAAGTGCCGATCAGCTATAAGCTGCAATAG